A single region of the Candidatus Parcubacteria bacterium genome encodes:
- a CDS encoding DUF3761 domain-containing protein has protein sequence MNPRFLISILAAAVFLASSFSPVFAIAASSYYTNVSGVQVHVPVQAVKAPKGASARCKDGSYSFSKHRSGTCSGHRGVAKWL, from the coding sequence ATGAACCCTAGATTTCTCATCTCAATCCTGGCTGCAGCTGTATTCCTCGCCTCTTCTTTTTCTCCTGTTTTTGCCATCGCCGCGAGCTCCTATTACACCAATGTTTCTGGAGTCCAGGTTCATGTCCCTGTCCAAGCTGTTAAGGCACCCAAGGGGGCGTCAGCTCGATGCAAAGATGGAAGCTATAGCTTCAGTAAACACCGGAGCGGTACGTGCTCGGGACACAGAGGAGTGGCCAAGTGGCTCTGA
- a CDS encoding DUF817 family protein produces MRGFLFFGLKEAQACVFAGSFFVLLFLSNHIPLFGLPRYDFLFLAALLLYS; encoded by the coding sequence ATGCGGGGATTCCTATTCTTTGGTTTGAAAGAAGCCCAGGCTTGCGTATTTGCGGGTTCCTTCTTCGTCCTCCTTTTCTTATCCAATCACATCCCGCTATTCGGCCTTCCTCGTTATGATTTCCTTTTCCTGGCAGCGCTTCTCCTCTACTCATAA
- a CDS encoding exonuclease domain-containing protein, with translation MLLLPDSFVIFDTEYTAWEGSWLRGWDRPGEYKEIVQIGALIADGRTLEERESFLVLVKPVKNPVLSEYLSLLTGITQKAVDEEGLDLQDALSRFRAWAGEREMYAFGHDGDVIEKNCQLVGIDSPFVTERFHDVREVFKNAGTDVDSLSSGTVTRAFGKEPERRAHNALSDAQTILDGLRELKKTLRFS, from the coding sequence ATGCTCCTGCTTCCGGATTCTTTCGTCATCTTTGATACCGAGTACACGGCCTGGGAAGGGTCGTGGCTGCGCGGCTGGGATAGGCCAGGAGAATATAAGGAGATCGTGCAGATCGGCGCACTCATCGCGGACGGCCGGACCCTCGAAGAGAGGGAATCTTTTCTCGTCCTGGTGAAGCCGGTCAAGAATCCTGTTTTGTCTGAATATCTCTCTCTGCTTACCGGCATCACTCAGAAGGCAGTAGACGAGGAGGGGTTGGATCTCCAGGATGCGCTCAGCCGCTTCCGTGCTTGGGCGGGGGAGAGGGAGATGTACGCTTTTGGTCATGACGGGGATGTCATAGAAAAGAACTGTCAGCTGGTGGGTATCGATTCTCCGTTTGTGACGGAGCGATTCCATGATGTGCGCGAGGTATTTAAAAATGCAGGTACCGATGTCGATAGTCTCTCAAGTGGAACGGTGACGCGTGCATTCGGCAAAGAGCCAGAGCGTCGGGCACATAACGCACTCTCGGATGCGCAGACCATTCTGGATGGACTGAGAGAACTCAAGAAGACCCTTCGCTTCAGCTAG
- a CDS encoding ABC transporter ATP-binding protein/permease, translating into MDSSIDPKENKVSLSALPELWRNSLRLTRIVWTDRPGMVLTMLGVLALASLTPFLQNGVFALLLNVLTAEAHEHLFSYQITLYTLLFLFIALLTPLLYKLQGYISKLFYFYLGQKFELLVLSRRAELDVAIQEDPKKNDLFMKIEEGSTHRAQNFVDRQFYIYQNLVEIVFASAIILYADWWVLLVLLAGTLPELLIEGRYGTEIWGIYSTKAEFRRQFWNLRSHFTNIPNLVELRLFQNVKHFYDRIAALFEIFQSDQRTAEKRKIKHTMSGALISQLAIGFTLFWFIYQVVQGEIEIGTLTFLLTSVTALRGALSGLFANIGRQYSDSLFVSDYFKFLNLPDVVVKPVAGIVLPKDLTPEIVFEKVSFRYEGAEQWALKDLSLTIKPGAKLAVVGVNGAGKTTFVKLLCRFYDPTEGRILIGGHDLRTLDIESWYHHLGILFQDYASYHFPVKEAIAIGRTDIPLDMERVKDAAESGEAQIFIEHWGNAYEQMLGKKFTGGVEPSIGQWQKLAIARTFYRDAQVLILDEPTSSIDAEAEAKIFEKMEHLSRDKTVILISHRFSTVRQADQICILEGGTISELGTHKELLEKNGTYARLFKLQAKGYE; encoded by the coding sequence ATGGACTCATCTATCGATCCAAAAGAAAATAAAGTCTCTCTTTCCGCTCTGCCGGAGCTCTGGCGCAACAGTTTGCGTCTGACCCGTATCGTGTGGACGGACCGCCCTGGCATGGTGCTCACCATGCTCGGAGTCTTGGCATTGGCATCGCTCACGCCGTTCCTTCAGAACGGCGTCTTCGCCCTGCTTCTCAATGTGCTGACCGCCGAGGCGCATGAGCATCTCTTCTCTTACCAGATCACGCTCTATACGCTCCTCTTCCTGTTCATCGCGCTCCTCACCCCGCTCCTCTATAAGCTCCAGGGGTATATCTCCAAGCTTTTCTATTTCTACCTCGGCCAGAAGTTCGAGCTTCTTGTGCTCTCTCGCCGCGCGGAACTCGATGTAGCAATCCAGGAGGATCCTAAGAAGAACGACCTCTTCATGAAGATCGAAGAGGGTAGTACGCACCGTGCGCAGAACTTCGTGGATCGGCAGTTCTACATCTACCAGAACCTGGTGGAGATCGTCTTCGCCTCTGCCATCATTCTCTATGCTGATTGGTGGGTCCTGCTCGTACTTCTCGCTGGCACCCTCCCGGAGCTCCTCATCGAAGGACGCTACGGCACGGAGATCTGGGGCATCTACAGCACTAAGGCCGAGTTCCGCCGCCAGTTCTGGAATCTGCGCAGTCACTTTACCAATATCCCGAATCTGGTAGAGCTCCGCCTCTTCCAGAACGTAAAGCATTTCTATGACCGCATTGCGGCGCTCTTTGAGATCTTCCAGAGCGACCAGCGCACTGCGGAGAAGCGTAAGATCAAGCACACCATGAGCGGCGCGCTCATCTCCCAGCTCGCCATAGGCTTTACTCTCTTCTGGTTCATCTACCAGGTGGTGCAGGGGGAGATAGAGATCGGTACGCTCACTTTCCTGCTTACTTCCGTGACCGCACTCCGTGGCGCGCTCTCTGGTCTCTTTGCCAACATCGGTCGCCAGTACAGCGACAGTCTCTTCGTTAGTGACTATTTCAAATTCCTTAATCTGCCGGATGTGGTGGTAAAGCCGGTCGCGGGCATCGTCCTCCCCAAGGATCTCACTCCAGAGATTGTCTTTGAGAAGGTCAGCTTCCGCTATGAAGGCGCGGAGCAGTGGGCTCTCAAAGATCTCTCGCTTACCATAAAGCCGGGAGCCAAGCTCGCTGTAGTGGGTGTGAACGGAGCAGGCAAGACCACCTTTGTGAAGCTGCTCTGCCGTTTCTATGACCCCACGGAGGGGCGCATCCTCATCGGCGGTCACGATCTGCGCACGCTCGATATCGAGAGCTGGTATCACCACCTCGGCATCCTCTTCCAGGATTACGCCTCGTATCACTTCCCGGTGAAGGAGGCTATCGCCATAGGGCGCACTGACATCCCGCTTGATATGGAGCGGGTCAAGGATGCTGCTGAGTCAGGCGAAGCACAGATCTTCATCGAGCATTGGGGTAATGCTTACGAGCAGATGCTCGGCAAGAAGTTCACCGGTGGCGTGGAGCCTTCTATCGGCCAGTGGCAGAAGCTCGCTATCGCGCGTACCTTCTACCGCGACGCGCAGGTGCTCATCTTGGACGAGCCGACTTCCTCCATCGACGCGGAGGCGGAAGCCAAGATCTTTGAGAAGATGGAGCATCTCTCGCGCGACAAAACGGTGATCCTCATTTCGCACCGCTTCTCTACTGTGCGCCAGGCGGATCAGATCTGTATTTTGGAGGGAGGCACCATCAGCGAGCTGGGGACGCACAAGGAGCTTCTGGAAAAGAATGGTACCTATGCACGCCTATTCAAACTACAAGCGAAGGGGTATGAGTAA
- a CDS encoding GatB/YqeY domain-containing protein, which yields MQENIRTELVTAMKAKDSGKVTVLRGVLAAFTNELVAKGKKPQDTLTEDEQIAVVKRLVKQRKDSIEQFEKGGRQDLADTEKAELAILDTYLPASMTHEEIRKVALALKEKLGVTDKAKMGVFMGALMKELKGAADGSDVKVVVEEILS from the coding sequence ATGCAAGAAAACATCCGTACCGAACTAGTGACAGCAATGAAAGCCAAGGATTCCGGGAAGGTCACTGTGCTCCGCGGCGTCCTCGCCGCCTTCACCAACGAACTCGTGGCTAAGGGTAAGAAGCCCCAGGACACCCTTACCGAGGATGAGCAGATCGCCGTGGTGAAGCGCCTGGTCAAGCAGCGCAAGGACTCTATCGAGCAATTCGAGAAAGGTGGCCGCCAGGATCTAGCCGATACTGAGAAAGCTGAACTAGCCATCCTCGACACCTATCTCCCCGCTTCCATGACCCACGAAGAGATCCGCAAAGTAGCTCTCGCTCTCAAAGAGAAGCTCGGTGTCACCGATAAAGCCAAGATGGGCGTGTTCATGGGCGCACTCATGAAGGAACTCAAAGGAGCAGCTGACGGTAGTGATGTGAAGGTAGTGGTAGAGGAAATACTATCGTAG
- a CDS encoding DNA recombination protein RmuC, whose protein sequence is MSTTTIILLFLGLLLLLSQGFFFWWLSRRQGGGEERGDTGFKLLLEQMNELTRTVDQKLGENSRQMNDSLHKTSESSQRIVRDVTERLTRLDETNKQVVSFADQLKSLQDILKNPKQRGILGEYYLETLLKNVLPPGSYQMQYGLGKDDDGSDLIVDAIVRVKDKIIPIDSKFSLENYNRLAEEQNEGERVRLEKLFVSDLKNRITETAKYIRPSQGTMDFAFMFIPHEAIYYELLVNKIGAMAEETDNLIQRAANKYKVIIVSPTSFLAYLQTVLQGLKAMQIEETAKDIILRVGELGKHLKAYEEYHGKLGNTLGTVVNHYNASGKEFKKIDKDVMRITGAGLAMENTLIEGPEKDAE, encoded by the coding sequence ATGTCTACCACCACCATCATTCTGCTCTTCCTCGGGCTCCTTCTCCTGCTCTCCCAGGGCTTTTTCTTCTGGTGGCTCTCTCGCCGTCAGGGCGGGGGAGAGGAGAGGGGCGATACGGGCTTCAAGCTCCTCTTGGAGCAGATGAACGAGCTCACCCGTACGGTGGATCAGAAATTAGGTGAGAACTCCCGCCAGATGAACGACTCACTCCATAAGACGAGCGAGTCCTCCCAGCGCATCGTGCGGGACGTGACTGAGCGCCTCACTCGTTTGGACGAGACCAATAAGCAGGTGGTCTCTTTTGCTGATCAGTTGAAAAGTCTGCAGGACATTCTCAAGAACCCCAAGCAGCGGGGCATTCTTGGTGAGTACTACTTGGAGACCCTCCTCAAGAACGTACTGCCACCCGGGAGCTACCAGATGCAGTACGGCCTCGGCAAAGATGACGATGGGTCAGACCTCATCGTGGACGCCATCGTGCGGGTGAAGGACAAGATCATCCCCATCGACTCTAAATTTTCCCTAGAGAACTATAATCGTCTCGCAGAAGAACAGAATGAAGGGGAGAGGGTCAGGTTAGAGAAGCTTTTCGTGAGCGACCTCAAGAATCGCATCACCGAGACGGCCAAGTATATCCGTCCGAGCCAGGGCACCATGGACTTCGCCTTCATGTTCATCCCGCATGAGGCCATCTATTACGAACTCCTGGTGAACAAGATCGGCGCTATGGCAGAGGAGACGGACAACCTCATTCAGCGGGCGGCCAACAAGTACAAAGTCATCATCGTTTCGCCGACCTCCTTCCTGGCATATCTCCAGACGGTGCTCCAGGGGCTTAAGGCGATGCAGATAGAGGAGACGGCCAAGGACATCATCCTCCGGGTGGGGGAGCTCGGTAAGCACCTCAAGGCCTACGAGGAGTACCACGGGAAGCTGGGGAACACGCTCGGTACCGTGGTGAATCACTACAATGCCTCTGGCAAGGAATTCAAGAAGATCGACAAGGATGTCATGCGCATCACCGGAGCGGGGCTCGCGATGGAGAATACTCTGATAGAGGGGCCGGAGAAGGACGCGGAGTAA
- the rplU gene encoding 50S ribosomal protein L21, protein MKEFAVIFTGGKQYKVSEGDEIAIEKLSDEAKAGDAIVFDKVLVVDNGQDTTLGTPYISGAKVTATVLQAGRAKKVEVVKYKAKSRYYKNRGHRQPFTKVKIEKLS, encoded by the coding sequence ATGAAGGAATTCGCGGTCATATTCACAGGGGGCAAGCAGTACAAGGTCTCTGAGGGCGACGAAATCGCCATCGAGAAATTGTCTGACGAAGCCAAGGCCGGAGACGCTATCGTCTTCGACAAAGTGCTCGTGGTGGACAACGGCCAGGACACTACCCTGGGCACTCCGTACATCTCTGGAGCCAAAGTGACCGCCACCGTACTCCAGGCAGGCCGGGCCAAGAAGGTAGAGGTGGTTAAGTACAAGGCCAAGAGCCGTTACTATAAGAACCGCGGTCATCGCCAGCCTTTCACTAAGGTGAAGATCGAGAAGCTCTCCTAA
- a CDS encoding toprim domain-containing protein encodes MSSIDKLTESFRHFPGIGPRQARRFVYYLLTKNREHLEELSNLILEIRREIHVCTFCQRFFNGRTQAPLCPICADPSRDKSLLMAVEKDIDLENIEKSDAYEGRYFVLGGTVPILEKEPTHRVRSREFLATATKEMEAGHLKEVILAMSVNAEGENTAEYLSGLLAPLREKGLRISMLGRGLSTGSELEYVDSDTIKSALTHRT; translated from the coding sequence ATGTCGAGCATCGACAAGCTCACGGAGTCTTTCCGCCACTTTCCGGGCATAGGCCCCCGCCAGGCCCGCCGCTTCGTCTACTACCTCCTCACCAAGAACCGTGAGCACCTGGAGGAGCTTTCCAATCTGATATTAGAGATCCGCCGCGAGATCCACGTCTGTACCTTCTGCCAGCGCTTCTTTAACGGACGTACCCAGGCCCCCCTCTGCCCTATCTGCGCCGACCCAAGCCGCGACAAGAGCCTCCTCATGGCAGTAGAGAAAGACATCGACCTGGAGAACATTGAGAAGAGCGATGCCTACGAGGGCCGCTACTTCGTCCTCGGTGGCACTGTGCCAATACTCGAGAAAGAGCCCACTCATCGGGTACGTTCCCGCGAGTTCCTCGCTACCGCAACAAAAGAGATGGAAGCGGGTCACCTCAAGGAAGTCATCCTGGCTATGTCGGTGAACGCCGAAGGCGAGAACACTGCCGAATATCTCTCAGGACTCCTCGCACCCCTCCGTGAGAAGGGCCTGCGTATCTCCATGCTGGGCAGAGGCCTCTCCACCGGCTCTGAACTTGAATACGTGGACAGCGACACTATCAAGAGCGCACTGACGCACCGCACCTAG
- the dnaB gene encoding replicative DNA helicase — protein sequence MARPSPSFARVPPQNIESEKAVLGSVMLRPEAIHEILDSVSPESFYAEKHRIIWEVMLELLSKNEPIDIVSLSSRLKERGLLEQVGGAGYLAEIVSIVPSAANIKYYGDTVYKKFVLRSLIRASEEINELGYSEHEEIETLVDQAEQRLYTISNSGGSRKFYAMKDMLAEAWERLERIHEKKDGLRGVSSGFKEIDSMLSGFQKSDLIILAARPSVGKTALALDIARRSATEHNTTVAVFSLEMSSQQLVDRMLAAESNVNAWHMRTGHLSRDEEFDRIRNSLDRLSKAPIFIDDQPGNNILKMRSVARRLKREKNLGLIIVDYLQLMTPVNTKNSDSAVQQVTELSRSLKHLARELDVPVIALSQLSRAVEQRGGKPRLSDLRDSGSIEQDADVVMFIHREDKNKDASERTNIAEILIEKHRNGPTGVVQLYFNADRSSYQSIDKSSFGDFADVATF from the coding sequence ATGGCCCGCCCCTCCCCTTCCTTCGCCCGCGTCCCACCGCAGAACATCGAGTCCGAGAAAGCCGTGCTCGGCTCGGTGATGCTGCGTCCGGAAGCCATCCACGAGATATTGGATAGCGTCTCTCCGGAGAGCTTCTACGCAGAGAAGCATCGCATCATCTGGGAAGTGATGCTCGAGCTCCTCAGCAAGAACGAACCCATCGACATCGTGTCTCTCTCCTCACGTCTCAAGGAGCGAGGTCTCTTGGAGCAGGTGGGTGGCGCAGGCTACCTCGCAGAGATCGTCTCCATCGTGCCCTCTGCTGCCAACATCAAGTACTACGGCGATACCGTCTACAAGAAATTCGTGCTGCGCTCCCTCATCCGTGCCTCCGAGGAGATCAATGAGCTCGGCTACAGCGAGCACGAAGAGATCGAGACCCTCGTCGATCAAGCCGAGCAGCGCCTCTACACCATCAGCAACTCCGGCGGCTCCCGCAAGTTCTACGCCATGAAAGACATGCTCGCGGAGGCCTGGGAGCGCCTTGAGCGCATCCACGAGAAGAAAGACGGCCTGCGCGGCGTCTCTTCCGGCTTCAAGGAGATCGACAGCATGCTCTCCGGCTTCCAGAAGTCCGACCTCATCATCCTGGCCGCCCGCCCTTCCGTCGGTAAGACAGCGCTCGCCCTCGACATCGCCCGCCGCTCTGCTACCGAGCACAACACCACCGTGGCCGTATTCTCCCTGGAAATGTCCAGCCAGCAGCTGGTGGACCGCATGCTCGCCGCGGAATCCAATGTGAACGCCTGGCACATGCGTACAGGACATCTCTCGCGTGACGAGGAATTCGACCGTATCCGCAACTCCCTCGACCGTCTCTCCAAGGCACCCATCTTCATCGACGACCAACCAGGCAACAACATCCTCAAGATGCGCTCGGTGGCCCGTCGTCTCAAGCGCGAGAAAAACCTCGGCCTCATCATCGTGGATTACCTCCAGCTCATGACCCCCGTCAACACCAAGAACTCCGATTCTGCCGTGCAGCAGGTCACGGAGCTCTCCCGCTCCCTCAAGCATCTCGCCCGCGAGCTCGACGTCCCGGTCATCGCCCTCTCCCAGCTCTCCCGTGCGGTGGAGCAGCGTGGCGGCAAGCCCCGGCTCTCCGACCTCCGCGATTCCGGTTCCATCGAGCAGGACGCGGACGTGGTCATGTTCATCCACCGCGAAGACAAGAACAAAGATGCTTCTGAGCGCACCAACATCGCCGAGATCCTCATCGAGAAGCACCGTAACGGCCCCACCGGCGTAGTGCAGCTCTACTTCAACGCCGACCGCTCTTCCTACCAGTCCATCGACAAGTCGAGCTTCGGTGACTTCGCGGATGTAGCCACCTTCTAG
- a CDS encoding glycosyltransferase, whose translation MRLNLGCGYNKLPGYVNVDREEACTPDIIWNLEKYPWPWQENSVEEIVFDHSLQQLAQDPRAYIRLWQEVYRVAKDGCSVKVSAPHWRSDAFLNDPLNVRTVTPEGLAMFDNVRNLRDEASGGRETKLGIFAGIDLDCEPASAQYRFVPEVAEALRNGHIPYERVRALLEHEGNVAQSFALEMKIVKPARATLFANGKGLEKPKRAHPHVLFVTEEPVGFIFDYNFWGSLEAAGVATYSRFHLDTFRTRHGYSGDLELIKHCLREKPDLIILQCHSLDGVSGPTKETLQTIKKHLKIPIVSVWSDSETHYFGISDEIAEFAALAVVWDSAEAYRKDSKLTERYAALWTPYDTRVFGDMGLPRDIDVCFAGTIEGAHPEREEMIKALRDAGINVVTLGSNKDVLKKVSIQEYASVLQRSKISLNFSKTTTGLVQLKGRVFETMFCGALLMEQEGSETPRFFKEGEEYVQFRDIEDLIAKVKKYLADDTGRERIAKNGQRMALEKYSPKKYWMEIFRRVLEKNHGF comes from the coding sequence ATGCGTCTGAATCTCGGCTGCGGATACAATAAATTGCCGGGTTACGTCAATGTGGATCGGGAAGAGGCCTGCACTCCCGATATCATCTGGAATCTCGAGAAGTATCCCTGGCCGTGGCAGGAGAATAGTGTGGAGGAGATCGTCTTCGACCACTCGCTCCAGCAGCTTGCTCAGGACCCGCGGGCATATATCCGCCTTTGGCAGGAGGTATACCGGGTCGCGAAGGATGGTTGTTCTGTGAAGGTGTCTGCGCCGCACTGGCGGAGTGATGCTTTCCTGAACGATCCGCTCAATGTACGCACGGTAACCCCGGAAGGGCTCGCCATGTTCGACAACGTGCGCAACCTGCGGGATGAGGCGAGCGGAGGAAGGGAGACCAAGCTCGGCATCTTCGCGGGTATCGACTTGGATTGCGAGCCTGCTTCTGCGCAGTACCGTTTCGTGCCGGAAGTAGCAGAGGCCCTACGGAACGGACATATCCCATATGAGAGGGTACGTGCGCTCCTGGAGCATGAGGGGAATGTGGCGCAGTCCTTTGCGCTTGAAATGAAGATCGTGAAGCCAGCGCGTGCTACGCTCTTTGCGAATGGAAAAGGATTAGAAAAACCGAAGCGCGCTCACCCCCATGTGCTCTTCGTCACCGAGGAGCCGGTAGGCTTCATATTTGATTACAATTTCTGGGGGTCCCTGGAAGCAGCAGGAGTGGCTACGTACAGTCGCTTCCACTTGGATACTTTTCGCACTCGTCACGGTTACTCCGGGGATCTGGAGCTCATCAAGCATTGTCTCCGGGAGAAGCCTGACCTCATTATCCTGCAGTGCCATTCTCTTGATGGAGTGAGCGGACCTACCAAGGAAACTCTGCAGACGATAAAGAAGCATCTCAAGATCCCCATAGTCTCCGTCTGGTCTGACTCGGAAACGCACTATTTCGGCATTAGTGATGAGATCGCAGAGTTCGCGGCGCTCGCGGTGGTCTGGGATTCTGCCGAGGCATATCGCAAGGACAGCAAGCTGACCGAACGCTACGCCGCTCTCTGGACGCCATATGACACACGCGTGTTTGGCGACATGGGGCTGCCGCGGGATATAGACGTCTGTTTCGCTGGCACCATAGAGGGGGCGCATCCGGAGAGGGAAGAGATGATTAAGGCTCTACGGGATGCGGGAATAAACGTGGTGACGCTAGGTAGCAACAAGGATGTGCTGAAGAAGGTGAGCATCCAGGAATATGCCAGCGTGCTGCAGCGCTCCAAGATTTCCCTCAATTTCTCAAAGACCACTACGGGTCTGGTGCAGCTCAAGGGTCGTGTATTTGAGACGATGTTTTGCGGTGCGCTCCTCATGGAGCAGGAGGGGAGCGAGACCCCGCGTTTCTTCAAAGAAGGAGAGGAGTATGTGCAGTTTAGAGATATAGAGGATTTGATTGCAAAGGTTAAGAAGTATCTGGCGGATGATACAGGGCGGGAGCGCATTGCTAAGAATGGTCAGCGTATGGCGCTTGAGAAGTACTCACCTAAGAAATATTGGATGGAGATATTCCGCCGGGTGTTGGAGAAGAATCACGGGTTTTAA
- the cysS gene encoding cysteine--tRNA ligase: MPLRLYNTVSRQKEDFTPTPPYEVRMYHCGPTVYDYAHIGNLRSFTFADILRRTLEKLGYSTKQVINITDIGHLVGDADDTEDKMTVALKREGKPLTREAMLELGTFYMEAFKKDLEAMNILAPHELPRASEHITEDIALLERLENKGFLYKTSDGLYFDTSKDPHYGKLAGKELPPVDESRSRIGANAEKKNPRDFALWKFDEALGWQSPWGKGFPGWHIECSAMSMRYLGETFDIHTGGIDHIPVHHTNEIAQSESATGKPLSRFWMHNAFINIEDQKISKSLGNTFSLRDIEEKGFSPLDYRFWLLSGHYRSPMNFSWEALEGARSARAQLVKSASQITLGEKPSGSDDTQAYEQKFLEALEDDLNTPQALAAAFELAKDENVDEEAKQDALARMDTVLALGLNQVIPDDILALARERESARTSKDFPTSDRLRDELKERGFGLEDTSKGVRIYPF, translated from the coding sequence ATGCCTCTCCGCCTCTACAACACCGTCTCCAGACAAAAAGAAGACTTCACTCCCACACCTCCGTATGAAGTGCGGATGTACCATTGCGGCCCTACCGTCTACGACTACGCCCATATCGGCAATCTCCGCTCTTTTACCTTTGCAGATATACTGCGCCGTACTCTGGAGAAGCTCGGTTACTCCACCAAACAGGTCATCAATATCACCGACATAGGACATCTGGTGGGAGATGCGGATGATACCGAAGACAAGATGACCGTGGCCCTCAAACGTGAAGGCAAACCCCTCACTCGGGAGGCCATGCTCGAGCTCGGCACCTTCTATATGGAAGCCTTCAAGAAGGACTTGGAAGCCATGAACATCCTCGCTCCGCACGAACTGCCCCGCGCGAGCGAGCACATTACTGAGGATATCGCCCTCCTGGAACGACTCGAGAACAAGGGTTTCCTCTACAAAACCTCCGACGGCTTATATTTCGACACCTCCAAAGACCCTCATTATGGAAAGCTGGCCGGTAAGGAACTTCCTCCAGTAGACGAGAGTCGCTCCCGCATCGGCGCAAATGCAGAAAAGAAGAACCCTCGCGACTTCGCTCTTTGGAAATTTGATGAAGCACTCGGTTGGCAAAGCCCTTGGGGCAAAGGCTTCCCTGGCTGGCACATCGAGTGCTCTGCCATGAGCATGCGCTACCTCGGTGAGACCTTCGACATCCACACCGGCGGCATCGACCACATCCCAGTGCATCACACCAACGAGATCGCTCAGTCTGAGAGCGCTACGGGGAAACCCCTCTCTCGCTTCTGGATGCACAATGCTTTCATAAACATTGAAGATCAGAAGATCTCCAAGTCTCTCGGTAACACCTTCTCGCTACGAGATATAGAAGAAAAAGGTTTCAGCCCTCTCGACTACCGCTTCTGGCTCCTCTCTGGCCACTACCGCTCCCCTATGAACTTCTCCTGGGAAGCATTAGAGGGCGCTCGCTCTGCCCGCGCCCAGCTGGTCAAATCCGCTTCTCAAATCACCCTAGGCGAAAAGCCTTCAGGCTCCGATGACACTCAAGCCTACGAACAGAAATTCCTAGAAGCCCTCGAAGACGACTTGAATACTCCCCAAGCTCTCGCCGCCGCCTTTGAGCTCGCCAAGGACGAGAATGTGGATGAAGAAGCCAAGCAAGATGCTCTCGCTCGCATGGATACGGTACTGGCTCTCGGTCTCAATCAGGTCATCCCCGACGACATCCTCGCGCTCGCCAGGGAACGCGAGTCCGCTCGCACCAGCAAAGACTTCCCCACCTCCGACCGACTACGTGATGAACTTAAAGAAAGAGGATTTGGACTCGAAGATACCAGCAAGGGCGTGCGAATCTATCCTTTCTAA